Proteins encoded by one window of Aphis gossypii isolate Hap1 chromosome X, ASM2018417v2, whole genome shotgun sequence:
- the LOC114130414 gene encoding uncharacterized protein LOC114130414 has protein sequence MSTLSDPGTTWYFTDDEQEPFLEIPLKECSSEQIQAKLDFLIKHVLLIRCECEVIELNAIKVQPDLVTTNTIDVSWMPYVFNAEENNFPRVVSKVPKISREKLRQSVILSKSNKSVLGSMYSVVNNAIKVNKISIHQVIAEVEKAIITLDEYFDKINAEMIKNLDQIEIETENIELEINRQLQYIETYRTNVLVAGVNKLTKRIPAEKYEKFIKKKIMTTSIYLNDIQFKIIDAISEQQMLHESFVTSKHIRDTVFEADMHNVRIMNKKLLKEQIEISVKNEQLKHHLSVVRLQYLKKKYNLEKFELNLGLPLLDAEIKHFKNKLLRLTPITQKIAEMVESHNNNKNDKGDDDSENELYETISDETEDDRINHYLEVLRSIEKNERDTKTIKRKVERQHEIIDLYLLLLKKKKKIL, from the exons AATGTTCATCAGAGCAGATACAAGCTAAACtggattttttgataaaacatgTTTTACTAATTAGATGCGAATGCGAAGTGATAGAATTGAATGCGATAAAAGTACAACCCGACCTTGTTActacaa ACACAATTGATGTATCGTGGATGCCTTATGTTTTCAATGCCgaggaaaataattttcctcGAGTCGTTTCTAAAGTTCCAAAAATATCAAGAGAAAAACTTCGCCAGTCTGTTATtctatcaaaatcaaataaatcggTTCTTGGCAGCATGTATAGTGTCGTTAATAATGCAATTAAAGTGAATAa AATATCAATACACCAAGTGATTGCCGAGGTAGAAAAAGCCATCATAACTTTGGacgaatattttgataaaataaacgcTGAAATGATTAAGAACCTCGATCAAATCGAAATCGAAACTGAAAACATCGAGCTCGAAATTAATAGACAACTTCAATACATAGAAACCTATAG GACAAACGTCTTGGTGGCCGGCGTTAACAAATTAACCAAACGCATACCAGCCGAAAAATAtgagaaattcataaaaaaaaaaattatgacgaCTTCGATATACCTGAACGATattcaattcaaaataattgatgcCATCAGCGAGCAGCAGATGTTACACGAAAGTTTCGTGACTTCGAAACATATACGGGATACGGTATTCGAAGCGGACATGCATAATGTCAGGATAATGaacaaaaaactattgaaGGAACAAATCGAAATATCGGTTAAGAACGAACAACTTAAACATCACCTAA GTGTTGTTCGTCTacagtatttgaaaaaaaaatataatttggaaaaatttgaacttaatttAGGTTTACCATTGTTGGACGcggaaattaaacattttaagaataaattactaaGACTAACACCTATTACTCAAAAG ATAGCTGAAATGGTAGAgagtcacaataataataaaaatgataaaggcGACGATGATAGTGAAAACGAACTGTACGAGACAATATCCGATGAAACTGAA GACGATCGAATTAATCACTACCTTGAAGTTTTAAGGTCTATCGAAAAGAATGAGAGAGATACTAAAACGATAAAACGAAAAGTAGAACGACAACATGAAATTATAgacttgtatttattattgttaaaaaaaaaaaaaaaaattctataa
- the LOC126552066 gene encoding uncharacterized protein LOC126552066, with protein MYYGTLLILWNFSNTLATPILGLNNENKYYNPNHQYNISWDYDQLNKPVMTLQNLYDFKMTSMWAFLIGMLAAFGFIFIFWIIIYKGMSTNNEDKLKPQKSAKKCSCFNCFKGKPLGLKKCPAQRHKYPLFSYKRSPKFIT; from the exons atGTACTATGGTACGTTATTAATCTTGTGGAACTTTTCAAATACACTAGCAACTCCAATATTGGgcttaaataatgaaaataaatattataatccaaatcaccaatataatatatcatgggACTATGATCAGCTA AATAAACCAGTTATGAcgttacaaaatttatatgatttcaAGATGACGTCCATGTGGGCTTTTTTAATAGGCATGTTGGCGGCATttggatttatatttattttttggattaTAATCTACAAAGGAATGTCTACAAATAATGAAGACAAATTAAAACCACAAAAGTCCGCGAAAAAATGTTCTTGCTTTAACTGTTTCAAGGGAAAACCACTAGGATTAAAAAAATGCCCAGCCCAACGACATAAATATCCATTATTTTCCTATAAACGATCACCCAAATTTATaacgtaa